One stretch of Brevibacillus laterosporus DNA includes these proteins:
- a CDS encoding YbdD/YjiX family protein, which yields MQKKLRYWRRRFKKVSSVIKTIFGMPDYDRYLEHWYKTHGAPGVFPMSEKEYYLFALKNKYESGEMNRCC from the coding sequence ATGCAAAAGAAACTAAGATACTGGAGACGCAGATTCAAAAAAGTTAGCTCTGTCATCAAAACGATTTTTGGCATGCCAGATTATGATCGTTATCTGGAGCATTGGTATAAGACACACGGTGCTCCTGGCGTGTTTCCTATGTCAGAGAAGGAATATTATCTTTTTGCTTTAAAAAACAAATATGAAAGCGGCGAAATGAATCGCTGTTGCTAA
- a CDS encoding ABC transporter ATP-binding protein — MVRLHTQQLNIGYADNLIVEDLNISLPDGKIIALVGANGSGKSTILKTMARLLKPKKGGVFLDGKSIHQQDTRKVAKDLAILPQNPVAPDGLTVEELVSYGRFPHQKGMGSMTPEDKKIVQWALEVTGIIEFATRGVDQLSGGQRQRAWIAMALAQQTDILFLDEPTTFLDMAHQLEVLQLLAKLNKEEKRTIVMVVHDLNHATRYSDHVIAIKKGKVMAQGSPTEVMTLEMLWEVFGIEADIIPDPRSGVPLCIPYGLATGSTSTKHKKDSSVSKEHLKEDNATLAVAR, encoded by the coding sequence ATGGTTCGCTTGCATACGCAACAATTAAACATAGGTTATGCTGATAATCTTATTGTAGAGGACTTAAACATATCGTTACCAGATGGAAAAATCATTGCCTTGGTCGGTGCGAATGGATCAGGTAAGTCTACCATTTTAAAAACGATGGCACGTCTTTTAAAACCAAAAAAAGGCGGTGTATTCTTGGATGGCAAATCCATTCATCAACAGGATACCCGCAAAGTAGCCAAGGATTTAGCTATTCTACCGCAAAATCCAGTAGCTCCTGATGGACTTACTGTAGAAGAATTGGTTTCTTATGGACGTTTTCCCCATCAAAAGGGCATGGGCAGTATGACGCCTGAGGATAAAAAAATTGTACAATGGGCTTTAGAGGTCACTGGTATCATTGAGTTTGCTACAAGAGGGGTCGATCAGTTGTCAGGTGGTCAACGCCAACGTGCATGGATTGCCATGGCGTTAGCACAACAGACGGATATCCTGTTCTTGGACGAACCAACCACGTTCCTTGACATGGCTCACCAGCTAGAAGTATTACAGTTACTAGCGAAATTAAATAAAGAAGAGAAGCGTACGATTGTCATGGTTGTTCATGATCTTAACCATGCTACTCGTTATTCCGATCATGTTATTGCCATTAAAAAAGGGAAAGTAATGGCACAGGGATCTCCTACCGAGGTCATGACGCTTGAAATGCTATGGGAAGTATTTGGCATTGAAGCTGATATTATTCCAGATCCGCGTAGTGGCGTTCCTCTGTGCATTCCATACGGTTTGGCTACGGGAAGTACTTCTACCAAACATAAAAAAGATAGTAGTGTATCTAAAGAGCATTTAAAAGAAGATAACG
- a CDS encoding inositol monophosphatase has translation MGWVAISLQPNMEQWKELAIACAKTAGKLSLEKMNQPYEVNYKTSASDLVTAVDEEVEQMVIDMILKQYPEHGILGEENRFQGMDPSQYDTLWIIDPIDGTTNFVHQQINFSVSIAVYHKGEAAVGVVYDPSRDELFYATKGGGAFLNNRRLRLERQVKLEEALLCTSVFWNKRAEQIGIDVIFKELAGKVRGMRLLGSAALELSYVAAGRLDGYVSLQLNPWDFGAGKLIIQEAGGTATTMTGKDLPYDAKSSVMGCNPTFYEELQQYIRSNMILIRSAKDEEDHT, from the coding sequence ATGGGTTGGGTGGCGATATCTTTGCAACCGAATATGGAACAATGGAAAGAACTGGCGATCGCATGCGCCAAAACAGCCGGTAAGTTAAGTTTGGAGAAAATGAATCAGCCCTATGAAGTGAATTATAAGACCTCTGCCTCGGATTTGGTCACGGCTGTGGACGAAGAAGTAGAGCAGATGGTTATTGATATGATCCTTAAACAATATCCTGAGCATGGCATTTTGGGCGAGGAAAATCGTTTTCAGGGTATGGACCCGTCCCAATATGATACATTGTGGATTATCGATCCCATTGATGGAACAACTAATTTTGTTCATCAGCAAATAAATTTCTCTGTTTCGATTGCTGTGTACCATAAAGGTGAAGCGGCGGTTGGTGTTGTATATGATCCATCACGTGATGAGTTGTTTTATGCAACTAAAGGCGGAGGAGCATTTTTAAATAATCGTCGGTTACGTCTTGAGCGTCAAGTAAAATTAGAAGAAGCACTACTTTGTACAAGCGTATTTTGGAATAAACGAGCTGAGCAAATAGGTATTGATGTTATTTTTAAAGAGTTGGCAGGTAAGGTTCGTGGTATGCGCTTGCTAGGAAGCGCAGCTTTGGAGCTGTCTTACGTGGCAGCAGGACGACTTGATGGTTACGTCAGTTTGCAGTTGAATCCATGGGATTTTGGGGCAGGTAAGCTCATCATTCAGGAAGCAGGCGGTACTGCTACTACTATGACAGGCAAAGATTTGCCATACGATGCCAAAAGTAGTGTAATGGGTTGTAACCCTACCTTTTATGAGGAATTACAACAATATATTCGTAGCAATATGATCCTCATTCGTTCGGCAAAAGACGAGGAAGATCATACATAG
- a CDS encoding carbon starvation protein A, which translates to MKRKILSIILWTVISALGGIGFGALALSKGEQVSSFWLLTAALCTYAVGYRFYSRFIARKIMGLDDRRATPAELNNDGKDFVPTNKWVLYGHHFAAIAGAGPLVGPTLAAQMGYLPGTIWIIVGVVLGGAVQDFIILFGSMRRNGKSLGQIAKEEIGPIGGVLALIGILAIMVILIAVLALVVVNALTHSPWATFTIAMTLPTAILMGLYMRYFRPGRVLEASIIGIVLLLASLYFGQVVAQSPTWAPMFDYEGTQLAIMIIIYGFIASVLPVWFLLAPRDYLSSFLKIGTIAFLAIGIIFTMPTLQMPALTSFIDGTGPVFTGNLFPFLFITIACGAVSGFHALVASGTTPKMIIKESDAPLIGYGAMLTESMVAIMAMIAACVLTPGLYFAVNAPASAIGADAVTAAATITNTYGFPVTPELLIETAKDVGETSILSRTGGAPSFALGMAHIFSGFIGGKAFMAFWYHFAILFEAVFILTTIDAGTRVGRFMVQDMLGNVFPKLKRMDYLPGNLIGSAVVTAGWGYFLYQGVIDPLGGIKTLWPLFGIANQMLAAIAFVVGTTLIIKMGKARYAWVTLLPMAWLSSATLYAAWQKIFSNDITIGFWAHAIKFKEILASGSLPLGVKSVEDAEKMIFNDTVDTIVCAVFLIITIAIIVDGVRLWFSIARGKKYELKEEPFVLTKRDQKGDVIA; encoded by the coding sequence ATGAAGAGAAAGATACTATCCATTATCCTTTGGACGGTAATTTCTGCGTTAGGAGGCATTGGATTTGGTGCATTGGCTCTATCCAAAGGGGAACAAGTAAGTTCCTTCTGGCTATTAACGGCTGCCTTGTGTACATATGCAGTAGGTTATCGATTTTACAGTCGTTTTATTGCGCGAAAAATTATGGGTTTGGATGACAGACGAGCTACGCCTGCTGAATTAAATAATGATGGTAAGGATTTTGTGCCGACAAATAAATGGGTTTTATATGGTCATCATTTTGCGGCGATTGCAGGTGCAGGCCCGTTAGTAGGACCTACATTGGCAGCCCAAATGGGGTATTTGCCAGGTACAATATGGATTATTGTTGGGGTTGTATTAGGGGGAGCTGTGCAGGACTTTATTATTCTGTTTGGTTCTATGCGTCGTAATGGAAAATCATTAGGTCAAATTGCTAAAGAAGAAATTGGGCCTATAGGGGGCGTATTAGCACTAATTGGGATACTAGCTATCATGGTTATTCTCATTGCAGTATTGGCGCTCGTTGTTGTCAATGCTCTAACTCATTCACCTTGGGCTACCTTTACGATAGCTATGACGTTACCGACCGCTATTTTGATGGGGTTATATATGCGTTATTTCCGACCTGGAAGAGTGTTGGAGGCTTCTATTATTGGGATTGTACTTTTGCTTGCTTCCCTTTATTTTGGTCAAGTAGTAGCTCAATCACCAACTTGGGCTCCTATGTTTGATTATGAAGGTACGCAGCTTGCTATCATGATTATCATTTATGGTTTCATCGCATCTGTTTTACCTGTTTGGTTTTTGTTAGCGCCACGTGATTATCTCAGTTCCTTTTTAAAAATTGGTACTATTGCCTTTCTTGCTATAGGTATCATTTTCACAATGCCTACTCTACAAATGCCTGCTTTGACTTCATTCATTGATGGTACGGGCCCAGTATTTACGGGTAACCTATTCCCATTCCTATTTATTACCATCGCTTGCGGTGCCGTCTCGGGGTTTCATGCCTTGGTTGCTTCCGGTACAACACCAAAGATGATCATCAAGGAAAGTGACGCTCCATTAATCGGCTATGGGGCGATGCTGACTGAATCTATGGTAGCCATTATGGCGATGATTGCGGCATGTGTATTAACTCCGGGACTCTATTTTGCAGTGAATGCACCGGCTTCAGCGATAGGGGCTGATGCAGTAACAGCGGCAGCTACTATTACTAACACATATGGATTCCCTGTCACACCGGAATTATTAATCGAAACAGCCAAAGATGTAGGAGAGACGAGTATTTTATCTCGAACAGGGGGGGCGCCTTCCTTTGCTTTGGGAATGGCACATATTTTTTCGGGATTTATAGGAGGAAAGGCTTTCATGGCCTTCTGGTATCATTTTGCCATTCTATTTGAGGCAGTCTTTATCTTAACTACCATCGATGCTGGAACGCGTGTTGGACGCTTTATGGTACAAGATATGCTGGGCAATGTGTTCCCGAAATTAAAACGTATGGATTACCTACCTGGTAACTTGATTGGTTCTGCTGTCGTAACAGCTGGCTGGGGTTACTTCCTGTATCAAGGGGTTATAGATCCATTGGGTGGAATCAAAACACTTTGGCCATTGTTTGGTATTGCGAATCAAATGTTAGCAGCAATTGCTTTTGTAGTCGGCACAACGCTCATTATTAAAATGGGTAAGGCTCGCTACGCTTGGGTTACGCTACTCCCCATGGCATGGCTCTCTTCTGCCACCCTATATGCGGCTTGGCAAAAGATTTTTTCTAACGATATTACCATTGGCTTCTGGGCACATGCAATCAAATTTAAGGAGATTCTGGCTTCGGGTTCTTTGCCGTTAGGTGTAAAATCTGTTGAGGATGCAGAGAAAATGATCTTTAATGATACAGTGGATACTATTGTTTGTGCGGTCTTTTTGATCATTACCATCGCGATTATTGTAGATGGGGTACGTCTGTGGTTCTCAATTGCGAGAGGAAAGAAATACGAATTAAAAGAGGAACCCTTCGTGCTGACCAAGCGTGATCAAAAAGGAGACGTAATCGCTTAG
- a CDS encoding YitT family protein: protein MRTKPYQQTFMILLGTFLLAFSYYHINFQNNLSEGGFVGLSLLGKYAFDWSPSITMLVLDIPIILVAMMIKGRTFLINTIVAATSFSFFYELCERFSPLVFDFSNAMLLAVVLSGISTGFGLGLVLRFGGATGGDDILSLFISKWTGMSVGTVLLIFDVLVLMLSLFFLPVPQVLYTLLAVSIAGKVVTWTYEYGTKEKQTKLAHSAA from the coding sequence ATGAGGACAAAACCATACCAACAAACCTTCATGATTTTACTAGGAACTTTTTTATTGGCCTTTAGCTATTACCACATTAACTTTCAGAACAATTTAAGTGAAGGTGGATTTGTGGGGTTATCATTACTTGGAAAATACGCTTTTGACTGGTCACCGTCCATTACGATGTTAGTATTAGACATTCCAATCATTTTAGTTGCAATGATGATCAAAGGACGTACGTTTTTGATTAATACCATTGTAGCAGCGACATCTTTTTCCTTTTTCTATGAACTATGCGAGCGTTTTTCGCCGCTAGTATTTGACTTTAGCAATGCCATGTTGCTAGCTGTCGTATTATCAGGAATCAGCACGGGCTTCGGTCTAGGATTGGTTCTTAGATTCGGTGGAGCAACAGGTGGGGATGATATTTTATCCCTATTCATAAGTAAGTGGACGGGTATGTCAGTAGGTACCGTTTTATTAATATTTGACGTACTTGTGTTGATGCTTTCGTTATTTTTCTTACCAGTACCTCAAGTTCTGTACACACTTTTGGCGGTCTCAATCGCTGGTAAAGTGGTCACATGGACTTATGAATATGGTACAAAAGAAAAACAAACGAAGCTGGCACACAGTGCAGCATAA
- the hppD gene encoding 4-hydroxyphenylpyruvate dioxygenase, whose protein sequence is MSGTDFFPIQDWDYVELYVGNAKQAMYYYAKAFGFEPYAFRGLETGSRTQVSYVLKQNHIRLVLTGALDPDHPITDFVKLHGEGVKDIALRVENCEKAYQEAISRGAKSVMEPTEFSDEHGTIIKATIATYGETVHSFIERKDYKGVFYPGFKPYQAPFACKTTGLIGIDHMVGNVEVMDEWVGFYEKVMGFTSSQNFSDDDISTEYSALMSKVMQNGTGRIKFPINEPAEGKRKSQIQEYLEFNKGPGVQHIAVLTNDILTTVAELTANGVDFLSVPDTYYEDLVERVGAIEEDIEKLKELRILVDRDDEGYLLQLFSKPVVDRPTLFFEIIQRKGSRGFGNGNFKALFEALEREQELRGNL, encoded by the coding sequence GTGAGCGGAACAGACTTTTTCCCCATTCAAGATTGGGACTATGTAGAGTTGTATGTAGGAAATGCGAAGCAAGCGATGTACTACTACGCGAAAGCATTCGGATTTGAGCCATATGCTTTTAGAGGTTTGGAAACAGGGAGCCGTACTCAAGTCTCTTATGTATTGAAACAAAATCACATTCGTTTAGTGTTGACAGGAGCACTAGACCCTGATCATCCGATAACTGATTTCGTTAAACTACACGGAGAGGGAGTTAAAGATATTGCCCTGCGTGTGGAAAATTGTGAAAAGGCTTACCAAGAAGCCATTTCTCGTGGAGCCAAGTCCGTGATGGAGCCTACTGAATTTAGTGATGAACATGGAACAATAATAAAAGCAACGATTGCCACTTATGGGGAGACGGTTCATTCCTTTATTGAACGTAAGGATTATAAAGGAGTATTTTACCCAGGCTTCAAACCATATCAAGCTCCGTTTGCCTGTAAGACTACCGGACTAATCGGAATCGACCATATGGTAGGTAATGTGGAGGTTATGGACGAATGGGTTGGATTCTATGAGAAAGTCATGGGCTTTACGTCTTCTCAAAACTTCAGCGATGACGATATTTCTACTGAATACTCTGCACTCATGTCCAAAGTGATGCAAAACGGAACGGGGCGGATTAAATTCCCGATCAATGAGCCAGCGGAAGGCAAGCGCAAATCGCAAATTCAAGAATATTTGGAATTTAATAAAGGGCCCGGGGTTCAGCATATCGCTGTGCTAACGAATGATATTTTGACAACTGTGGCGGAGTTAACGGCAAATGGTGTGGACTTTTTAAGTGTACCTGATACGTATTACGAAGATTTAGTCGAACGCGTAGGTGCGATTGAAGAAGACATTGAGAAATTAAAAGAGCTGCGAATTTTAGTAGATCGTGATGATGAAGGCTATCTATTGCAATTGTTCAGTAAGCCCGTAGTAGATCGTCCGACACTATTCTTTGAAATCATCCAGCGTAAAGGTAGTCGTGGCTTTGGAAATGGAAACTTCAAAGCGTTGTTTGAAGCCCTCGAGCGCGAGCAAGAGTTGCGTGGAAACTTATAA
- a CDS encoding FUSC family protein, whose amino-acid sequence MVQRSMNWCARFGLTFHVCKTVLASGLSLLIASLLFGNHFAYFAPLAAVLTMQLTIADTLEKGIYRVIGIIGGVISSILILPYFENGLVGLVLVLLIGMGTATALRLNPQIISQIGVSSVMLMTFQQMQGYSTGRIVETIIGALVAVFIQMIIRPENYVPTAQKKHAESCKQLADTLILMATALNSHSGKTDMPLVEPSSLLKWNNELESSMVHAKKSLKYNVFCRKDINTLSRLEQQIDSVQKMLISICSILYTAQELKYLPTLRHSLDQPLLDVSAAISTYGAFVANPSSEAHQELLTLLHRVKQQQSQQFVISIETAGISSLREVGSLYAEINRMIVEMEYSAHLWELSTTQNDYVDKHHKRMFAYKS is encoded by the coding sequence ATGGTGCAGCGCAGTATGAATTGGTGCGCTCGCTTTGGTCTCACGTTTCATGTGTGTAAAACCGTATTAGCATCCGGCTTGTCATTGTTGATCGCCTCTCTATTGTTTGGCAATCATTTTGCCTATTTCGCTCCGCTTGCTGCGGTATTAACCATGCAACTTACCATTGCAGATACCCTAGAAAAGGGAATTTATCGCGTAATTGGCATCATTGGGGGGGTCATCTCCAGTATTCTTATTCTACCCTATTTTGAAAATGGATTAGTTGGTCTCGTTCTTGTTCTATTGATAGGAATGGGCACGGCTACTGCTCTACGCTTGAATCCACAGATTATTTCACAAATTGGCGTAAGTTCTGTTATGTTAATGACCTTTCAACAAATGCAGGGATATTCGACTGGTCGAATTGTAGAAACCATTATTGGAGCGCTCGTAGCCGTCTTTATTCAAATGATAATTCGACCAGAGAACTATGTACCTACAGCTCAAAAGAAACATGCGGAGTCCTGTAAACAATTAGCAGATACATTAATATTAATGGCAACTGCGCTAAATAGTCACTCTGGTAAAACGGATATGCCCTTAGTAGAACCGTCCTCTCTGTTAAAATGGAACAATGAACTGGAATCTTCAATGGTACATGCAAAAAAAAGCCTAAAATATAATGTCTTTTGTCGAAAAGACATTAACACGCTGTCACGATTGGAACAACAAATTGATTCAGTACAAAAGATGTTGATTTCTATATGTAGTATCTTATATACAGCACAGGAATTAAAATATCTTCCTACGCTTCGTCATTCTCTAGATCAACCTCTGCTTGATGTAAGTGCCGCCATTTCAACATATGGTGCCTTTGTTGCCAATCCATCTTCGGAAGCTCACCAAGAGCTACTGACCTTGTTACACCGGGTAAAACAACAACAATCCCAACAATTTGTCATATCGATAGAGACAGCTGGTATCTCCTCTTTACGAGAAGTTGGCAGTCTGTACGCAGAGATAAATCGTATGATCGTTGAGATGGAGTATTCCGCACATTTATGGGAGTTATCCACAACTCAAAATGACTACGTAGATAAGCACCATAAACGAATGTTCGCTTATAAATCTTAA